The Mycolicibacterium doricum genome includes a region encoding these proteins:
- a CDS encoding LysM peptidoglycan-binding domain-containing protein: MTILEVRQTPQYPAARGVRRASDVRRPGTRRPGTRRPGAGRPAGAALRHRGTGVLISRASHRRRPVTPATTVLLALVAAGITVWLGLVANLGGVARQQDSVPAELAVVQVQGGESLHQVAQRVAPDAPIGAVVERIRELNELDSAAIDAGQMLISPVG; this comes from the coding sequence ATGACGATCCTCGAAGTGAGGCAGACCCCGCAATATCCGGCCGCACGCGGTGTGCGCCGGGCGTCGGATGTTCGGCGGCCGGGCACTCGGCGGCCGGGCACTCGACGGCCGGGCGCGGGTCGTCCCGCCGGTGCCGCCCTGCGGCACCGGGGCACCGGGGTGCTCATCTCCCGCGCGTCGCATCGCCGCCGCCCCGTCACGCCCGCGACGACAGTGCTTCTCGCGCTGGTGGCCGCCGGGATCACCGTGTGGCTCGGGCTGGTCGCCAACCTGGGCGGGGTGGCGCGCCAGCAGGACTCGGTGCCCGCGGAACTGGCGGTGGTGCAGGTGCAGGGCGGGGAGAGCCTGCATCAGGTCGCGCAGCGGGTCGCCCCGGACGCCCCGATCGGTGCTGTCGTCGAGCGGATCCGTGAACTCAACGAGCTCGACTCGGCGGCGATCGATGCCGGCCAGATGCTGATCTCCCCTGTCGGCTGA